From Deferribacter autotrophicus, the proteins below share one genomic window:
- a CDS encoding BMP family ABC transporter substrate-binding protein, with protein MRKLFLSVLVLLFLLSLGWSKDLKVGFVYVGPVGDGGWTYAHDQGREALEKLPYVKKTTYVESVPEGADALRVIMKLAKTGHNLIFTTSFGYMDPTLEVAKRFKNVVFMHCSGYKTAPNVGTYFGRMYQPRYLSGMIAGAMTKSNIIGYVAAHPIPEVIRGINAFTLGVRKVNPKAIVKVVWTQTWFDPGTERNAAESLLDVGADVLAMHQDTPATLQAAEARGKYVIGYNSDMRKYAPNGFLTAPIWNWAAIYEYVANAVHNGTWKSEQIWWGMDKGAVKLAPISDKVPAEVKKVVEKVKNDIISGKFKVFEGEIRDQNGKVVLPKGKVFSDQELLGMSFFVEGVQGVIPK; from the coding sequence ATGAGAAAGCTGTTTTTATCGGTATTAGTTTTGCTGTTTTTGTTATCTTTAGGATGGAGTAAGGATTTAAAAGTTGGTTTTGTTTATGTTGGTCCTGTTGGTGATGGTGGTTGGACTTATGCGCATGATCAAGGAAGGGAAGCTTTAGAAAAATTACCATATGTGAAAAAAACTACCTATGTTGAATCAGTTCCTGAAGGAGCTGATGCATTAAGGGTAATTATGAAATTAGCTAAAACCGGTCATAATCTTATATTTACAACAAGTTTTGGATATATGGATCCAACCCTTGAAGTGGCCAAAAGATTTAAAAATGTGGTATTTATGCATTGTTCAGGGTATAAAACAGCACCTAATGTAGGAACTTATTTCGGAAGGATGTATCAACCTAGATATCTTTCTGGTATGATTGCAGGTGCTATGACAAAAAGTAACATAATTGGTTATGTAGCTGCTCATCCAATTCCAGAAGTAATAAGAGGTATAAATGCATTTACTCTTGGAGTAAGAAAGGTTAATCCAAAAGCTATTGTAAAGGTAGTGTGGACTCAGACTTGGTTTGACCCAGGAACAGAGAGAAATGCTGCAGAAAGTTTGTTAGATGTAGGTGCAGACGTATTAGCAATGCATCAAGATACCCCTGCAACATTACAGGCTGCTGAGGCTAGAGGTAAATATGTGATTGGTTATAACTCAGATATGAGAAAATATGCTCCAAATGGTTTCTTGACAGCTCCAATTTGGAATTGGGCTGCGATTTATGAATATGTGGCTAACGCTGTTCATAATGGTACTTGGAAAAGCGAGCAAATATGGTGGGGTATGGATAAAGGTGCAGTAAAGCTTGCGCCTATTAGTGATAAAGTTCCTGCAGAAGTGAAAAAAGTTGTTGAAAAAGTGAAAAATGATATTATAAGTGGCAAGTTCAAAGTGTTTGAAGGTGAAATTAGAGATCAAAATGGTAAAGTAGTGTTGCCAAAAGGGAAAGTATTTAGTGATCAAGAGCTTTTGGGTATGAGTTTTTTTGTAGAAGGTGTGCAGGGAGTTATCCCAAAGTAA
- a CDS encoding M14/M99 family metallopeptidase: MIRYFILVLLVVFTFPLFAKDVKRPSTVHKVYFKGSDYELHVYKIYGRRDGKTMLIVGGIQGDEPGGFLSADLYSELTLEQGNLIVVPRANFKSIILFSRGVDGDMNRIFHKNKIETDMDKVVSIIKKLMAESDIFLHLHDGWGFHNPKYIDNLRNPKRFGQSIITDADEFKCKDGKVLPLKDWAYEVLEEVNKKIGDEKYFMHYFNTNTDDPQTSFKDMRKTATYYALKTYCIPAFGIEASKNLPTVEMKVLHHNYAVNAFMKLFDIVPEQPQIFLPKPEFKYVVLQVNGEPHIIENNKILYLSKNSLLEVIHIESNYKRGLSCDVLGVNGLNDMGIPVKITKDTEIIFRKDNKVMGKIFLKISRSLEEQNWVFIIEVNGKKRAVLNGEKIVLKKGDVIKLLKVFSEGVVGDDIKINFKGFVPSNVVNNIGDDRGYEILIDSNFMRKYSLFKDKEVYPVVAKNNKIVLATFYIEIKEN; the protein is encoded by the coding sequence ATGATTCGTTATTTTATCTTAGTGCTTTTGGTGGTTTTTACTTTTCCACTGTTTGCAAAAGATGTGAAAAGGCCATCTACAGTACATAAAGTTTATTTTAAAGGTTCTGATTATGAACTGCATGTTTATAAAATTTATGGAAGAAGAGATGGAAAAACTATGCTTATTGTAGGGGGGATACAGGGGGATGAGCCTGGTGGTTTCTTATCTGCAGATTTGTATTCTGAGCTTACATTAGAGCAGGGTAATTTAATAGTTGTTCCAAGAGCAAATTTTAAGTCCATAATTCTTTTCAGTCGTGGTGTTGATGGTGATATGAACAGGATATTCCATAAGAATAAAATTGAAACAGATATGGATAAGGTAGTCTCTATAATCAAGAAACTGATGGCAGAATCGGATATTTTCCTTCATCTGCATGATGGGTGGGGGTTTCATAATCCAAAATATATTGATAATTTGAGAAATCCAAAACGATTTGGTCAATCTATAATTACAGATGCTGATGAATTTAAATGTAAAGATGGAAAAGTTTTGCCTTTAAAAGATTGGGCTTATGAGGTCTTAGAAGAGGTAAATAAGAAGATAGGGGATGAGAAATATTTCATGCATTATTTTAATACTAATACAGATGATCCGCAAACTTCTTTTAAAGATATGAGAAAAACAGCTACATATTATGCGTTGAAGACGTATTGTATTCCAGCTTTTGGTATAGAGGCTTCCAAGAATTTACCTACAGTTGAGATGAAGGTTTTACACCACAACTATGCTGTAAATGCATTTATGAAATTGTTTGATATTGTACCAGAACAACCACAGATTTTTTTACCAAAACCTGAATTTAAATATGTGGTATTGCAGGTTAATGGAGAACCACACATAATTGAAAATAATAAGATATTGTATTTATCAAAGAATTCACTTCTGGAAGTTATTCATATTGAGTCTAATTATAAAAGAGGATTATCCTGTGATGTTTTAGGAGTAAACGGTTTGAATGATATGGGTATACCTGTAAAGATTACCAAAGACACTGAGATCATTTTTAGAAAAGATAATAAGGTAATGGGTAAGATTTTTCTGAAAATAAGTAGATCATTAGAAGAACAAAACTGGGTATTTATCATAGAAGTTAATGGTAAAAAGAGAGCTGTTTTGAATGGTGAAAAAATTGTATTGAAAAAAGGTGATGTGATAAAATTGTTAAAGGTTTTTAGTGAAGGTGTGGTAGGCGATGATATAAAAATCAATTTTAAGGGATTTGTTCCTTCAAATGTTGTGAATAATATTGGAGACGATAGGGGATATGAGATTTTAATTGATTCAAATTTTATGAGGAAATATTCTCTTTTTAAGGATAAAGAAGTTTATCCAGTTGTAGCAAAGAATAATAAGATAGTTTTGGCAACTTTTTATATTGAAATAAAGGAAAATTAA
- a CDS encoding L,D-transpeptidase family protein codes for MIKRFIVLFLILLYCINGYTQFLGNVFTEGVKDDYIFIVDKSEKKLKVVKIVNDEINIVREYSDILLGEIEGDKQKEGDKKTPEGVYKIKSFIPPSKLSRIYGDGAYPLNYPNPVDKILGKTGYGIWIHGLDEGDNKTFTQGCVALHNGDLKNLGTFNPIERDVIITKQIEYLDATDYISQKSYWINYFESYLTSWQNNNFQEFSSYYHILFRNDLGQNLKRYLLIKEKLMNIYPYRKIYHDELKILKEDNKEIYINFRQLYCAPNLLNEGYKQLFLYNDTGKYQIIYESYQAASNYKMLRRFIESFVDNWKNAWESKDIDKYISFYSKSFTAKGYNRDGWKEYKKDIFKRHGKISVEISDLNFKIVNPLLIEVVFKQRYKADSYEDYGIKRLMLKGCPGDYQIDRESWSKIR; via the coding sequence ATGATTAAAAGGTTTATAGTTTTATTTTTAATCCTTTTATACTGCATAAATGGATATACACAATTTTTAGGTAATGTTTTTACTGAAGGTGTAAAAGATGATTATATTTTTATTGTAGATAAGAGTGAGAAAAAGTTAAAAGTTGTAAAAATTGTAAATGATGAAATAAATATTGTTCGTGAATATAGTGATATTTTACTTGGCGAAATCGAAGGTGACAAACAAAAAGAGGGGGATAAGAAAACTCCTGAAGGGGTATATAAAATAAAAAGTTTTATTCCACCATCAAAGCTGTCAAGAATTTATGGAGATGGAGCCTATCCTTTAAATTATCCAAATCCTGTAGATAAAATCCTAGGTAAAACTGGTTATGGTATATGGATTCATGGTTTAGATGAGGGTGATAATAAAACTTTTACACAAGGATGTGTAGCATTGCATAATGGCGATTTAAAAAATTTAGGGACATTTAATCCAATTGAGAGGGATGTAATAATTACTAAACAAATAGAATACTTAGATGCTACAGATTATATTTCTCAAAAAAGTTATTGGATAAATTACTTTGAGTCATATTTAACTTCTTGGCAAAATAATAATTTTCAAGAGTTTAGCAGCTATTATCATATCTTGTTCAGAAATGATCTAGGGCAAAACTTAAAAAGATATCTTTTAATAAAAGAAAAATTGATGAATATCTATCCATATAGGAAAATTTATCATGATGAACTGAAGATTTTAAAAGAAGATAATAAAGAAATTTACATAAACTTTAGACAACTGTATTGTGCACCGAATTTACTAAATGAGGGCTATAAACAATTGTTTTTGTATAATGATACCGGCAAATATCAAATTATTTATGAATCTTATCAGGCTGCCAGTAATTATAAAATGTTGAGACGATTTATTGAATCTTTTGTAGATAATTGGAAAAATGCTTGGGAAAGTAAAGATATTGATAAATATATAAGTTTTTACTCCAAAAGCTTTACCGCAAAAGGGTATAACAGGGATGGTTGGAAAGAGTATAAAAAGGATATTTTTAAAAGGCATGGAAAAATTAGTGTAGAAATTAGTGATTTGAATTTTAAAATTGTTAATCCTTTATTAATAGAAGTTGTTTTTAAACAAAGATATAAAGCTGACTCATACGAGGATTATGGGATAAAAAGGCTTATGTTAAAGGGATGTCCTGGCGATTATCAAATAGATAGAGAGTCTTGGAGTAAAATTCGATGA
- a CDS encoding diguanylate cyclase — translation MRRVLVVEDSGFFSTVLKNNLGMLNYVVDTASSISEAWEKLQEKDYDLITLDVYLPDGDGYEFCKKIKNDPRYYKIQIAIITSETGDEAKKKAYEVGAIAFFTKADTQKKLAEFITNLDRLVKTIDYSGNNVLLIEDSKTQNLYIKGLLEYAGITVYSYYSLEEAKEVINISMPKIDLVILDYYVDDGTSKEFIKFFKSIKLYEHTPVMIITIANEPFVKYDLFLLGASDFLTKPFDVGEFYLRVRSHLRIKYLIDMLDTKNKMLSILATTDDLTKSYNRRFFWEVAKKEETRANRYKSNYSIIMLDIDNFKNINDTYGHNVGDFVLKKLADAIKLNIRNSDTLARFGGEEFVILLPETDKEKAFLVAEKIRNKVENMEFDEINEKVTVSFGVASRDEANDLDEVIKIADERLYKAKETGKNKVVIE, via the coding sequence ATGAGACGAGTTTTGGTGGTGGAGGATAGCGGGTTTTTTTCAACGGTTTTAAAAAATAATTTAGGTATGTTAAATTATGTTGTGGATACAGCTTCTAGTATATCTGAAGCTTGGGAAAAATTACAAGAGAAAGACTATGATTTGATAACTTTGGATGTTTATTTGCCTGATGGTGATGGCTATGAATTCTGTAAAAAAATAAAAAATGATCCACGCTATTATAAAATACAGATTGCTATAATTACATCAGAAACAGGGGATGAAGCAAAGAAGAAGGCTTATGAGGTGGGAGCTATTGCTTTTTTTACAAAGGCAGATACACAAAAAAAACTTGCAGAGTTTATTACAAATCTTGATAGGCTTGTTAAAACCATTGATTACAGTGGGAATAATGTTTTATTAATCGAAGATAGTAAAACTCAAAATTTGTATATTAAAGGTTTATTGGAGTATGCTGGTATAACAGTTTATAGCTATTACTCTTTGGAGGAAGCGAAAGAGGTAATAAACATAAGTATGCCTAAAATTGATTTGGTTATACTTGATTACTATGTGGATGATGGAACATCTAAAGAGTTTATTAAGTTTTTTAAATCAATAAAACTTTATGAACATACACCAGTTATGATAATCACTATAGCTAATGAACCGTTTGTAAAATACGATTTATTCTTGCTTGGTGCATCAGATTTTTTGACGAAGCCCTTTGATGTAGGGGAATTTTATTTAAGGGTTAGATCACATTTACGTATAAAATATCTCATCGATATGCTAGATACAAAAAACAAAATGTTGTCTATTTTAGCAACAACTGATGATTTGACAAAAAGTTATAATAGAAGATTTTTTTGGGAGGTTGCAAAAAAAGAAGAAACGAGAGCAAACAGATATAAAAGTAATTATTCAATAATTATGCTGGATATTGATAATTTTAAAAACATTAATGATACTTATGGACACAATGTAGGTGATTTTGTATTAAAAAAACTGGCAGATGCAATTAAGCTTAACATAAGAAATTCTGATACATTAGCAAGGTTTGGCGGAGAAGAGTTTGTAATATTGCTTCCTGAAACGGATAAGGAAAAGGCATTTTTAGTTGCTGAAAAGATAAGAAATAAAGTGGAGAACATGGAGTTTGATGAGATAAATGAAAAAGTAACAGTTAGTTTTGGTGTTGCCAGTCGTGATGAAGCTAATGATCTTGATGAAGTAATTAAAATTGCTGATGAAAGATTATACAAAGCAAAAGAGACAGGAAAGAATAAGGTGGTGATAGAATGA
- a CDS encoding RsmB/NOP family class I SAM-dependent RNA methyltransferase, with protein MNRSFLVKYKELLGDEFDLFIDSLKKQKEKFVRINCARNINYLEELDYLNVEYQLDNNFKNVAKVIDDEFVLSNTIAFKTGGFYIQNPSSLIPVKFLLEHIDVDEPIILDMAASPGGKTTALSEYLGRKGLIIANEPSKKRLKNLQFNIEKYGAWNVATVSYDGRYLHKFCESVFDAVLLDAPCSNENKIFRDKTVLNSWDEDLVKKLSKLQKELVDSAIKVLKKGGILIYSTCTFSPEENEDVVKYVLDKYDVELLDLNKNNFCKGLSGDAFIDERVVRVFPHHEHLSGYDGFFVAGFKKKYGDEVCAKVSRSNVSINNTFQMDNSYCLYESNGYLFLSSKFLIDGLRYEKSGIRFGKLIGKEIEYSTQCCWEFGSKTGLQGLEVDYESAMIFLKGNDLVIDKEIENKKGLLFFKKLPIGMFKNINGKLKNKIDRYFIRGLI; from the coding sequence ATGAATAGGAGTTTTTTGGTAAAATATAAAGAGCTACTAGGTGATGAGTTTGATTTATTTATTGATTCTTTAAAAAAACAGAAAGAAAAATTTGTCAGGATAAATTGTGCAAGAAATATTAATTATTTAGAGGAACTTGATTATTTAAATGTAGAATATCAGTTAGATAATAATTTTAAGAACGTAGCAAAAGTTATTGATGATGAATTTGTTTTATCTAATACCATAGCTTTTAAGACAGGAGGATTTTATATTCAAAATCCTTCTTCTCTAATTCCTGTAAAGTTTTTGTTAGAACATATAGATGTTGATGAACCTATAATCCTTGATATGGCAGCATCTCCTGGTGGCAAGACTACCGCATTAAGTGAATACTTGGGAAGAAAAGGTTTAATAATAGCTAATGAACCTTCAAAAAAAAGATTGAAGAACTTACAATTTAATATTGAAAAATATGGAGCGTGGAATGTAGCAACAGTATCATATGATGGTAGATATTTACATAAATTTTGTGAGAGTGTCTTTGATGCTGTTTTACTTGATGCACCCTGTAGTAATGAAAACAAGATATTCAGAGACAAAACTGTGTTGAATTCTTGGGATGAAGATTTAGTTAAAAAATTGTCTAAGCTTCAGAAAGAATTAGTTGATTCGGCAATTAAGGTGTTAAAGAAGGGAGGTATTTTAATATATTCCACATGTACTTTTTCTCCGGAAGAAAATGAAGATGTGGTGAAATATGTTTTAGATAAATATGATGTGGAGTTGTTAGATTTAAATAAAAATAATTTTTGTAAGGGATTATCAGGAGATGCGTTTATAGATGAAAGAGTAGTTAGAGTTTTTCCTCATCATGAACATTTGAGTGGTTACGATGGATTTTTTGTGGCTGGATTTAAGAAAAAATATGGTGACGAGGTATGTGCTAAGGTAAGCAGAAGTAATGTTTCTATAAATAATACTTTTCAAATGGATAATTCTTATTGTTTATATGAATCAAACGGATATTTATTTCTTTCTTCAAAATTTTTAATCGATGGATTGAGATATGAAAAAAGTGGTATTAGATTTGGCAAACTAATTGGCAAAGAGATTGAATACTCGACTCAATGTTGTTGGGAGTTTGGCAGTAAAACAGGATTACAAGGTTTAGAAGTAGATTATGAATCTGCAATGATATTTTTAAAAGGTAATGATTTAGTGATTGATAAAGAAATTGAAAATAAAAAGGGTCTACTCTTTTTTAAGAAATTACCTATTGGAATGTTTAAAAACATTAACGGAAAATTAAAAAATAAGATTGATAGATATTTTATCAGAGGTTTAATATGA
- a CDS encoding FKBP-type peptidyl-prolyl cis-trans isomerase: MTVKNDSTVTFIYTVTLEDGTVVDAVTHEEPLTAEMGQNQLLPVLEEQILGMSIGDKKDVVLSPDDTFGPYNESLITEIPREEIQLDPSIKENMYIDLEDEQNNLYRGKVLELTDEYVKIDFNHPLAGQTLTYSIEIIDIK, encoded by the coding sequence ATGACAGTTAAGAACGATTCAACCGTAACATTTATCTACACTGTTACGTTGGAAGATGGAACAGTTGTAGATGCTGTAACACACGAAGAACCATTAACAGCAGAAATGGGGCAAAATCAACTTTTGCCAGTTTTGGAAGAACAGATATTAGGAATGAGCATTGGCGACAAAAAAGATGTTGTTTTAAGCCCAGATGATACTTTTGGTCCTTACAATGAAAGTCTTATAACAGAAATACCACGTGAAGAAATTCAATTAGATCCTTCAATTAAAGAAAATATGTATATCGATTTGGAAGATGAGCAAAATAATCTTTATAGAGGTAAAGTTTTAGAGTTAACGGATGAATATGTAAAAATCGATTTTAATCATCCTTTAGCAGGCCAAACTCTTACCTATTCTATAGAAATCATCGACATTAAATAA
- the rfaD gene encoding ADP-glyceromanno-heptose 6-epimerase — protein sequence MILLTGAAGFIGSVILKHLNNNGISDILCVDRLGEKIKWRNLVAKKFTDFIDREEFIESLDKFNNIDFIIHMGACTDTTEFNLDYLMDINYEYSKKLFQFATTKKIPIIYASSAATYGNGELGYNDDESLIPELKPLNPYGFSKQLFDIWVLKQKEKPPFWAGFKFFNVYGPNEYHKGRMASVIFHAFNQLKETGVIKLFKSHREDYKHGEQKRDFIYVKDVAKVIFYFFSNPKNSGIYNLGTGNARSFNDLANNVIKNYGKGKIHYIDMPEDIRDKYQYFTEAKMEKLYSLDYSEKFYSLEEGIQDYVTNFLMKNYKIY from the coding sequence ATGATATTATTAACAGGTGCTGCTGGATTCATTGGTAGTGTTATTTTAAAACACTTAAACAATAACGGTATTTCCGATATTTTATGTGTAGATAGACTAGGAGAAAAAATAAAATGGAGAAATTTAGTAGCAAAAAAATTTACAGATTTTATAGATAGAGAAGAATTTATCGAGTCTTTGGATAAATTTAACAATATTGATTTTATTATTCATATGGGAGCATGTACCGATACCACAGAATTTAATTTAGACTATCTTATGGATATAAATTACGAATATAGCAAAAAGCTTTTCCAATTTGCGACCACTAAAAAAATCCCTATAATTTATGCTAGCAGTGCAGCCACATATGGTAATGGCGAATTAGGTTATAACGATGATGAGTCACTAATACCTGAATTAAAACCTTTAAACCCCTATGGATTTTCCAAACAATTATTTGATATTTGGGTATTAAAACAAAAAGAAAAACCTCCTTTTTGGGCTGGTTTTAAGTTTTTCAATGTGTACGGCCCAAATGAATACCACAAAGGTAGAATGGCAAGCGTAATATTCCACGCATTTAATCAACTAAAGGAAACAGGGGTCATAAAACTTTTCAAGTCTCATAGAGAAGATTACAAACATGGAGAACAAAAGAGAGATTTTATATATGTTAAAGATGTTGCAAAAGTAATTTTCTACTTTTTCTCAAACCCCAAAAATAGCGGTATTTATAACTTAGGTACAGGCAATGCAAGAAGCTTTAATGATTTAGCAAATAATGTAATTAAAAACTATGGTAAAGGAAAAATTCATTACATAGATATGCCAGAAGATATCAGGGATAAATATCAATATTTTACAGAGGCAAAAATGGAAAAACTTTATAGTTTGGATTATTCAGAAAAGTTCTACTCATTAGAGGAAGGAATACAAGATTACGTTACAAATTTTTTAATGAAAAATTATAAAATTTATTAA
- the speD gene encoding adenosylmethionine decarboxylase, giving the protein MKALGRHILVEFYGCDADTLNNTELLDKEMQEAAKKSGATIINSTFHTFSPYGVSGVVVIAESHLTIHTWPEYGYAAVDLFTCGDTVDPWIAFEHLKNVLKASHTSTIEMKRGQLNDIQGELRHKPVNAEI; this is encoded by the coding sequence ATGAAAGCACTCGGAAGACATATATTGGTTGAATTCTATGGTTGTGATGCTGATACATTAAACAATACCGAACTTTTAGATAAAGAAATGCAAGAAGCTGCTAAAAAAAGTGGTGCTACTATCATTAACAGTACCTTTCATACATTTAGCCCATATGGAGTAAGCGGTGTAGTGGTTATTGCTGAATCTCACCTTACAATACATACATGGCCTGAATATGGTTATGCGGCAGTTGATCTTTTTACATGCGGAGATACTGTTGATCCATGGATCGCATTTGAACACCTAAAAAATGTCTTAAAGGCGTCCCACACATCAACTATTGAAATGAAAAGAGGACAGTTAAACGATATTCAAGGTGAACTCAGACATAAACCTGTCAATGCAGAAATTTAA
- the speE gene encoding polyamine aminopropyltransferase: MDLWFTEKYENNTALSIKIKKTLYSGKSPFQKIDILESEDLGRILLLDDFIMLTEAHEFAYHEMIAHVPLFAHPNPEKVLIIGGGDGGTAREVVKHDVVKKCVMCEIDGMVVEKSKEYLPTVASAFDNPKLDLLIDDGIKYIKENKDTFDVIIIDSTDPIGPAEGLFKQEFYKQVFNCLKDDGIMVAQAENPYYYTDIQKDMFDNLKAVFPIVTMYLSFIPFYPSGMWSFAFASKKYKYNDNPRISDIENMEKTLKYFNNDIFYGCFALPNFAKVVL, from the coding sequence ATGGATCTTTGGTTCACAGAAAAATATGAAAACAATACTGCTCTTTCCATAAAGATAAAAAAAACATTATACAGTGGTAAATCACCCTTTCAAAAAATTGATATTTTAGAGTCAGAAGATCTCGGTAGAATCTTACTGCTTGATGATTTTATAATGCTTACAGAAGCCCATGAATTTGCATATCATGAAATGATTGCCCATGTCCCACTTTTCGCACACCCAAATCCTGAAAAAGTTTTAATTATTGGTGGCGGTGATGGTGGAACTGCAAGAGAAGTTGTAAAACATGATGTAGTAAAAAAATGTGTTATGTGTGAAATCGACGGAATGGTCGTTGAAAAATCAAAAGAGTATTTGCCAACAGTAGCATCAGCCTTTGATAACCCAAAACTGGACCTTCTAATTGATGATGGTATCAAATATATAAAAGAAAATAAAGATACTTTTGATGTAATAATCATCGATTCCACTGATCCTATTGGTCCAGCAGAAGGGTTGTTTAAACAGGAATTTTATAAGCAAGTTTTTAATTGCTTAAAAGATGACGGCATTATGGTAGCTCAAGCAGAAAACCCTTATTATTATACAGATATTCAAAAAGATATGTTCGATAACTTAAAAGCCGTTTTCCCAATAGTAACTATGTATTTGTCTTTTATTCCGTTTTATCCAAGCGGTATGTGGTCTTTTGCTTTTGCTTCAAAAAAATATAAGTATAATGATAATCCAAGAATCTCAGACATTGAAAATATGGAAAAAACTCTCAAATATTTTAACAACGACATCTTTTACGGCTGTTTTGCACTACCTAATTTCGCAAAGGTAGTTTTATGA
- the speB gene encoding agmatinase has translation MNPISNCFIECNKNFDDSEIVIIGIPYDGTSSYRPGSRFAPDEIRKASYGLETFSPIQNKDLLDKNICDIGDLELSFGNKLDILKKIEIEIDKIIHQNKKILSIGGEHLITYPIIKSYLKKYPDLFLIHFDAHADLRDDYLGENLSHATVIRRISELIGLNRIFQYGIRSGTKEEFDIIRNNNLLNRDLNKVKNIIGDTPVYITVDLDILDPSVFPGTGTPEPGGISFNSLINKLHILSELNIVGCDVVELAPDYDPSKVSTIVAAKIIRELLIFI, from the coding sequence ATGAACCCTATTTCAAATTGTTTTATTGAATGCAACAAAAATTTTGATGATTCTGAAATAGTAATTATAGGAATACCTTATGATGGGACAAGTAGTTATCGTCCTGGTTCAAGATTTGCCCCTGATGAAATCAGAAAAGCATCTTATGGCTTAGAAACATTTTCACCCATTCAAAATAAAGATCTTCTTGATAAAAATATTTGTGATATAGGTGATTTGGAACTATCATTCGGAAATAAACTAGATATTCTAAAAAAAATTGAGATAGAAATTGATAAAATCATTCATCAAAATAAAAAGATTTTATCTATAGGTGGCGAACATCTCATAACATATCCAATAATAAAAAGTTATCTAAAAAAATACCCTGACCTTTTCCTCATACATTTCGATGCCCACGCCGATTTAAGAGATGATTATTTAGGTGAAAATTTATCTCATGCTACTGTTATAAGAAGAATCTCCGAACTAATAGGTCTAAACAGAATCTTCCAATACGGCATAAGAAGCGGCACAAAAGAGGAGTTTGATATAATCCGTAATAACAACCTACTAAATAGAGACCTTAATAAGGTAAAAAATATTATAGGAGATACCCCTGTTTACATCACTGTAGATTTAGATATTTTGGATCCATCTGTTTTTCCCGGCACTGGTACTCCTGAACCAGGAGGAATCAGTTTTAATTCACTTATCAACAAATTACATATTTTATCAGAGCTAAATATAGTAGGTTGTGATGTTGTTGAATTGGCTCCTGATTACGATCCTTCAAAAGTTTCTACTATTGTTGCAGCAAAAATTATCAGAGAACTTTTAATTTTTATTTGA
- a CDS encoding HU family DNA-binding protein, translated as MNKKELIERIASKAGLKKAEAERALAAFEETVIEALKSGDKVTLVGFGTFSVSERKERKGRNPQTGEEIIIPATKTPKFTAGKILKESVK; from the coding sequence GTGAACAAAAAAGAATTGATTGAAAGAATTGCTTCAAAAGCTGGTTTGAAAAAAGCTGAAGCAGAAAGAGCACTTGCTGCTTTTGAAGAAACTGTAATCGAAGCACTTAAATCAGGGGACAAAGTTACACTTGTTGGCTTTGGTACTTTCTCCGTAAGTGAAAGAAAAGAAAGAAAAGGAAGAAACCCTCAAACTGGAGAGGAAATCATAATCCCAGCAACAAAAACTCCAAAATTTACTGCTGGAAAAATCTTAAAAGAATCAGTAAAGTAA